Proteins from a genomic interval of Bacteroidota bacterium:
- a CDS encoding T9SS type A sorting domain-containing protein translates to MRKGLVLLIAIIISIASNGQDKSLKPTRISKAVYFDQTPPLRDMPVVEPGVRDRSWKDGIIENPSLDRDLVSDEVRAKFHGVVDPVIQGKMGDRSSRGPLKSFDGVGNVNSCYPPDTDGDVGPNHYFQMINLSFAIYDKSGNKLYGPADNRTLWAGFIGPWTGTNDGDPMVMYDHLADRWVASQFAIYTSDGTYWELVAVSQTGDPLGSYNRYAFQFSDFNDYPKLSVWPDGYYSTYNMFGDDVHASVAAFEREKMLAGDPDAQMVYFDVLEAWSMMPADLDGPVPAAGTPNYLAALDTWNDQSLDIYSLQVDWSNTENSTLTEVASLDTDPFNPDIEGISQPETGTQLDAISDRLMNRLQYRKFADHETMVINHTVNVSNHAGIRWYEMRKDAGNWYIYQQGTYSPDAENRWMGSVAINANGTIALGYTVSSSTTHPSVRYTGRSADAPLGEMNFSELELMAGTGSQSGIDRWGDYSCMTVDPIDDTTFWYTQEYMGGGWRTRIGQFNFAPMLPPHVEAGSDTSMCENTLFTAHASGEYISSVLWSTSGDGRFIPDPPVAMNQVYIRGIEDIATGGFTLWIDANGFLPSLTDQDSIAVIIIRLPECNAGADTTICNDATITLDGSAADASSVFWTTAGDGTFDNNLVLNPTYTPGAGDIEAGSVKLTLTANPLALCEETAEDKITITLVICSGIDNTNIGKTGIKIIPNPSKGEFTLYLDHEKSNSLQVVVLNQLGEVVMNEEADNPSGHLVKTFKVSGLPKGIYFLKVQGGNSVYIEKVVIN, encoded by the coding sequence ATGAGAAAAGGGCTTGTTTTACTCATTGCTATTATCATATCCATTGCTTCCAATGGTCAGGATAAAAGCCTGAAACCCACAAGGATTTCCAAAGCGGTATATTTTGACCAGACTCCGCCATTGCGCGATATGCCTGTTGTTGAACCTGGTGTGCGTGACAGGAGCTGGAAGGATGGCATCATCGAAAATCCTTCACTTGACAGGGACCTTGTGAGCGACGAGGTCAGGGCAAAATTCCACGGTGTCGTCGATCCTGTTATTCAGGGCAAAATGGGTGATCGCAGCTCCCGCGGCCCTCTCAAAAGCTTCGACGGAGTGGGAAATGTCAATAGCTGTTATCCTCCCGATACGGATGGCGATGTCGGCCCCAATCATTATTTCCAGATGATCAACCTGTCGTTCGCTATTTATGACAAATCTGGTAACAAGTTGTACGGACCTGCTGATAACAGGACATTATGGGCCGGATTTATCGGCCCATGGACCGGCACTAACGACGGCGATCCTATGGTGATGTATGACCATTTGGCTGACCGCTGGGTTGCATCGCAATTTGCCATCTACACGTCCGACGGCACCTACTGGGAACTGGTCGCTGTTTCACAAACCGGCGATCCTCTGGGAAGTTATAACCGGTATGCCTTTCAGTTTTCTGATTTCAATGATTATCCCAAATTAAGTGTCTGGCCTGATGGGTATTACTCTACGTACAATATGTTTGGCGATGACGTCCATGCCAGTGTTGCTGCCTTTGAACGGGAGAAAATGCTTGCCGGGGATCCCGATGCACAGATGGTTTACTTTGATGTACTTGAGGCCTGGAGCATGATGCCTGCCGACCTGGATGGACCTGTTCCTGCCGCCGGTACCCCGAACTATTTGGCTGCATTGGATACATGGAATGATCAAAGCCTGGATATTTATTCATTGCAGGTTGACTGGTCCAATACCGAAAATTCGACATTGACAGAGGTTGCCTCATTGGATACTGACCCTTTTAATCCGGATATTGAGGGTATATCACAGCCGGAAACCGGAACACAGTTGGATGCCATTAGCGATCGCCTCATGAACCGTCTCCAATACAGGAAATTTGCGGATCATGAAACCATGGTGATCAATCATACCGTCAACGTTAGTAATCATGCCGGTATCCGCTGGTATGAAATGCGGAAAGATGCCGGAAACTGGTACATCTATCAGCAGGGAACTTATTCTCCGGATGCTGAGAATCGCTGGATGGGCAGTGTTGCGATAAATGCCAATGGGACTATCGCCCTGGGTTATACCGTATCCAGTTCTACTACACATCCATCCGTAAGATACACCGGACGTTCTGCTGATGCACCGCTGGGTGAAATGAATTTTTCTGAATTGGAGCTTATGGCAGGTACTGGCTCACAGTCAGGCATTGATCGGTGGGGTGATTATTCATGTATGACTGTCGACCCTATCGATGACACAACATTCTGGTATACACAGGAATACATGGGGGGAGGTTGGCGAACCCGCATAGGCCAGTTCAATTTTGCTCCTATGCTGCCACCTCATGTCGAAGCAGGTAGTGACACATCCATGTGCGAGAATACCCTGTTCACTGCCCATGCCTCCGGCGAATATATCAGCTCTGTTTTGTGGTCGACCAGTGGCGACGGACGTTTTATTCCGGATCCTCCTGTCGCTATGAATCAGGTATATATACGCGGGATTGAGGATATTGCCACCGGCGGATTCACTTTGTGGATCGATGCCAATGGATTCCTACCCAGTTTAACTGATCAGGATAGTATCGCAGTTATCATTATCAGACTGCCTGAATGCAATGCCGGTGCCGATACCACTATCTGCAACGACGCCACCATAACACTGGATGGCTCTGCTGCTGATGCATCATCAGTATTCTGGACTACAGCCGGCGACGGAACCTTTGATAATAATTTGGTCTTAAATCCCACCTATACACCAGGAGCCGGTGATATTGAAGCGGGTTCGGTTAAATTGACTCTTACGGCTAATCCTCTTGCACTCTGCGAGGAGACTGCAGAGGATAAGATCACCATTACATTGGTCATTTGTTCCGGAATTGATAATACAAACATCGGGAAAACGGGTATTAAAATCATACCCAATCCAAGCAAGGGAGAGTTTACTCTTTATCTTGATCATGAAAAAAGTAACAGCTTGCAGGTTGTTGTTTTAAACCAACTCGGCGAAGTTGTTATGAATGAGGAAGCCGACAACCCATCCGGTCACTTGGTGAAGACCTTTAAAGTGAGTGGTTTGCCAAAGGGTATTTATTTCCTTAAAGTACAGGGAGGAAATTCTGTATATATAGAAAAGGTCGTGATCAATTAA